One Xiphophorus couchianus chromosome 1, X_couchianus-1.0, whole genome shotgun sequence genomic region harbors:
- the naca gene encoding nascent polypeptide-associated complex subunit alpha isoform X44 — protein sequence MPGEATETVPVTEQEMQQPQAETAPPPAPASTQQPQVASGPAKAKGKDAKSGQGYSAPKAVPGRRKRSSMSASSSSPTSPKSTPSSTPRSPVVSPLTSPLASPLASSASSSPANRSAPKVVKAGKQGKAKKGEAFEPAPVQVDHKVPDVKERSEEPNLKKSMTTEAKAFPIETKSQPPPAFKVTPKPAVAAPISFSDAIASSPPKSGGKVASAKPVLLMVDDELPPLIPPEKLGKMQVSAPLVAKESTKPAMSPSEPSPKGAISAPPEVSKAKMGIEPKPLPVEAPKAAAPVKTVAQEVIKPSPTDSKAKSAAGKTGQDKPAAAVKPADETKLISNTGPKQVEDIKVAKPNAGVKSTPPEVTKQAPEKGAVVVNKAQSVDLKATAAEAPKQAKPIAAEAPKADSETPKLVKQTEGPKKAKATSTEAPRPAPEVAKQAATETSKQAKQAAPEALKQAAAEAPKQAKQVPKQAKQESPEAPKQDRKEAPEAPKQAKQASPEAPKQAKQASPEAPKQAKQVAADAPKTSEASPLAKATAPDSAGQTKQAKPVEVPKQAKPTAAEAPKPATESPKPAKPKADEAPKQAKQTTEVPSKPALVEPIVPPPAPRKLTFAEAVAKPAPVKPDAEKISTAPSNHVISSKPAETPAKMESVIKDDNGSGTESDSDDSVPELEEQDSAQTQTQQAQLAAAAEIDEEPVSKAKQSRSEKKARKAMSKLGLRQVTGVTRVTIRKSKNILFVITKPDVYKSPASDTYIVFGEAKIEDLSQQAQLAAAEKFKVQGEATAKIQDNTQTPTVQEESEEEEVDETGVEVKDIELVMSQANVSRAKAVRALKNNNNDIVNAIMELTM from the exons ATGCCTGGCGAAGCAACAGAAACGGTCCCAGTCACCGAGCAGGAGATGCAGCAGCCTCAAGCGGAGACTG CTCCGCCTCCTGCCCCAGCTTCCACCCAGCAACCTCAGGTAGCTTCTGGCCCCGCAAAGGCCAAAGGCAAAGATGCCAAGAGTGGGCAGGGTTATTCTGCCCCAAAGGCTGTACCTGGCAGAAGAAAACGTTCCTCTATGtctgcctcttcctcctcacccACTTCACCTAAATCTACTCCCTCCTCTACTCCCCGGTCACCCGTGGTGTCACCTTTGACATCACCTTTAGCATCACCTTTGGCTTCCTCGGCCAGTAGCTCCCCTGCCAATCGTTCTGCCCCGAAAGTGGTTAAGGCTGGCAAACAAGGAAAGGCTAAGAAAGGAGAGGCATTTGAGCCTGCTCCTGTCCAGGTAGATCACAAAGTCCCAGACGTAAAGGAAAGGTCAGAGGAACCTAACTTGAAGAAATCTATGACTACTGAAGCTAAAGCTTTCCCAATTGAGACAAAATCTCAGCCACCCCCTGCATTTAAAGTCACCCCAAAGCCTGCTGTTGCAGCACCAATTTCATTCTCGGATGCTATTGCTTCAAGCCCCCCAAAATCTGGTGGAAAGGTTGCTTCTGCAAAACCCGTATTGCTTATGGTCGATGATGAGCTTCCTCCACTTATCCCACCTGAGAAGCTTGGTAAAATGCAAGTCTCTGCACCTCTTGTTGCCAAAGAGAGCACAAAGCCTGCTATGTCTCCTTCTGAACCTAGTCCTAAAGGGGCTATTTCTGCTCCTCCAGAGGTCAGTAAAGCCAAGATGGGTATTGAACCCAAACCTTTGCCTGTCGAAGCTCCTAAGGCAGCAGCCCCAGTGAAAACTGTAGCtcaggaggtcattaagccttCTCCTACAGATTCCAAGGCTAAATCTGCTGCTGGCAAGACTGGCCAAGacaaacctgctgctgctgtgaagcCAGCAGATGAGACCAAATTGATCTCTAACACAGGTCCTAAACAGGTTGAGGACATTAAAGTTGCCAAGCCAAATGCTGGTGTAAAGTCAACCCCTCCTGAGGTTACCAAACAAGCACCCGAAAAGGGTGCTGTGGTAGTTAATAAGGCTCAGTCGGTTGACTTGAAGGCAACAGCTGCTGAGGCCCCCAAACAAGCCAAACCAATAGCTGCTGAGGCACCTAAAGCAGATTCTGAGACTCCTAAACTGGTCAAACAAACCGAGGGACCCAAAAAGGCCAAAGCCACCTCCACCGAGGCACCTAGGCCAGCCCCAGAAGTGGCGAAGCAGGCGGCCACCGAGACATCCAAACAGGCTAAGCAGGCAGCCCCCGAGGCACTCAAGCAAGCGGCTGCCGAGGCACCCAAACAAGCCAAGCAG GTGCCCAAACAGGCTAAGCAGGAGAGCCCTGAGGCACCCAAACAGGATAGAAAGGAGGCTCCCGAG GCACCCAAACAGGCTAAGCAGGCGTCTCCCGAG GCACCCAAACAGGCTAAGCAGGCGTCTCCCGAGGCACCCAAACAGGCTAAGCAGGTGGCTGCAGACGCCCCTAAAACATCTGAGGCTTCTCCATTGGCCAAAGCAACAGCCCCTGACAGTGCAGGCCAAACCAAGCAGGCCAAACCAGTCGAGGTGCCCAAACAAGCCAAACCAACTGCTGCTGAAGCACCTAAACCAGCTACTGAGAGTCCTAAACCAGCTAAACCGAAGGCTGATGAGGCACCTAAACAAGCCAAGCAAACTACTGAAGTTCCCTCAAAACCTGCTCTAGTTGAGCCTATTGTTCCGCCCCCAGCCCCACGTAAACTTACTTTTGCCGAGGCAGTTGCAAAACCTGCACCTGTCAAGCCTGACGCTGAGAAAATCAGCACTGCTCCCTCTAATCATGTCATATCATCTAAACCTGCTGAAACCCCAGCCAAGATGGAGTCTGTGATCAAGGACGACAATG GATCTGGCACAGAGTCGGACAGTGATGACTCAGTTCCTGAGCTGGAAGAACAGGACTCTGCACAGACACAGACGCAACAAGCTCAG cttgcagctgctgctgaaataGACGAAGAGCCTGTAAGCAAAGCCAAACAGAGCCGCAGTGAAAAGAAGGCACGAAAG GCCATGTCAAAGCTTGGACTCAGGCAGGTAACAGGGGTCACCAGGGTCACCATTCGCAAATCAAAGAACATCTTGTTCGTCATCACCAAACCAGACGTCTACAAGAGCCCTGCGTCAGATACATACATCGTCTTCGGTGAAGCTAAG ATTGAAGATCTTTCTCAGCAAGCCCAGctggctgcagcagaaaagTTCAAGGTACAGGGAGAAGCTACAGCAAAGATCCAGGACAACACACAGACGCCCACAGTACAGGAGGAAAGCGAAGAGGAAGAG GTTGATGAGACCGGAGTCGAGGTGAAGGACATCGAACTCGTCATGTCACAAGCCAACGTGTCGCGGGCAAAGGCTGTACGCGccctgaaaaacaacaacaacgacaTTGTCAACGCTATTATG GAGTTGACAATGTAA
- the naca gene encoding nascent polypeptide-associated complex subunit alpha isoform X29, with the protein MPGEATETVPVTEQEMQQPQAETAPPPAPASTQQPQVASGPAKAKGKDAKSGQGYSAPKAVPGRRKRSSMSASSSSPTSPKSTPSSTPRSPVVSPLTSPLASPLASSASSSPANRSAPKVVKAGKQGKAKKGEAFEPAPVQVDHKVPDVKERSEEPNLKKSMTTEAKAFPIETKSQPPPAFKVTPKPAVAAPISFSDAIASSPPKSGGKVASAKPVLLMVDDELPPLIPPEKLGKMQVSAPLVAKESTKPAMSPSEPSPKGAISAPPEVSKAKMGIEPKPLPVEAPKAAAPVKTVAQEVIKPSPTDSKAKSAAGKTGQDKPAAAVKPADETKLISNTGPKQVEDIKVAKPNAGVKSTPPEVTKQAPEKGAVVVNKAQSVDLKATAAEAPKQAKPIAAEAPKADSETPKLVKQTEGPKKAKATSTEAPRPAPEVAKQAATETSKQAKQAAPEALKQAAAEAPKQAKQVPKQAKQESPEAPKQDRKEAPEAPKQAKQAAPEAPKQAKQAAPEAPKQAKQAAPEAPKQAKQAAPEAPKQAKQAAPEAPKQAKQAAPEAPKQAKQAAPEAPKQAKQAAPEAPKQAKQAAPEAPKQAKQASPEAPKQAKQASPEAPKQAKQESPEAPKQDRKEAPEAPKQAKQASPEAPKQAKQVAADAPKTSEASPLAKATAPDSAGQTKQAKPVEVPKQAKPTAAEAPKPATESPKPAKPKADEAPKQAKQTTEVPSKPALVEPIVPPPAPRKLTFAEAVAKPAPVKPDAEKISTAPSNHVISSKPAETPAKMESVIKDDNGSGTESDSDDSVPELEEQDSAQTQTQQAQLAAAAEIDEEPVSKAKQSRSEKKARKAMSKLGLRQVTGVTRVTIRKSKNILFVITKPDVYKSPASDTYIVFGEAKIEDLSQQAQLAAAEKFKVQGEATAKIQDNTQTPTVQEESEEEEVDETGVEVKDIELVMSQANVSRAKAVRALKNNNNDIVNAIMELTM; encoded by the exons ATGCCTGGCGAAGCAACAGAAACGGTCCCAGTCACCGAGCAGGAGATGCAGCAGCCTCAAGCGGAGACTG CTCCGCCTCCTGCCCCAGCTTCCACCCAGCAACCTCAGGTAGCTTCTGGCCCCGCAAAGGCCAAAGGCAAAGATGCCAAGAGTGGGCAGGGTTATTCTGCCCCAAAGGCTGTACCTGGCAGAAGAAAACGTTCCTCTATGtctgcctcttcctcctcacccACTTCACCTAAATCTACTCCCTCCTCTACTCCCCGGTCACCCGTGGTGTCACCTTTGACATCACCTTTAGCATCACCTTTGGCTTCCTCGGCCAGTAGCTCCCCTGCCAATCGTTCTGCCCCGAAAGTGGTTAAGGCTGGCAAACAAGGAAAGGCTAAGAAAGGAGAGGCATTTGAGCCTGCTCCTGTCCAGGTAGATCACAAAGTCCCAGACGTAAAGGAAAGGTCAGAGGAACCTAACTTGAAGAAATCTATGACTACTGAAGCTAAAGCTTTCCCAATTGAGACAAAATCTCAGCCACCCCCTGCATTTAAAGTCACCCCAAAGCCTGCTGTTGCAGCACCAATTTCATTCTCGGATGCTATTGCTTCAAGCCCCCCAAAATCTGGTGGAAAGGTTGCTTCTGCAAAACCCGTATTGCTTATGGTCGATGATGAGCTTCCTCCACTTATCCCACCTGAGAAGCTTGGTAAAATGCAAGTCTCTGCACCTCTTGTTGCCAAAGAGAGCACAAAGCCTGCTATGTCTCCTTCTGAACCTAGTCCTAAAGGGGCTATTTCTGCTCCTCCAGAGGTCAGTAAAGCCAAGATGGGTATTGAACCCAAACCTTTGCCTGTCGAAGCTCCTAAGGCAGCAGCCCCAGTGAAAACTGTAGCtcaggaggtcattaagccttCTCCTACAGATTCCAAGGCTAAATCTGCTGCTGGCAAGACTGGCCAAGacaaacctgctgctgctgtgaagcCAGCAGATGAGACCAAATTGATCTCTAACACAGGTCCTAAACAGGTTGAGGACATTAAAGTTGCCAAGCCAAATGCTGGTGTAAAGTCAACCCCTCCTGAGGTTACCAAACAAGCACCCGAAAAGGGTGCTGTGGTAGTTAATAAGGCTCAGTCGGTTGACTTGAAGGCAACAGCTGCTGAGGCCCCCAAACAAGCCAAACCAATAGCTGCTGAGGCACCTAAAGCAGATTCTGAGACTCCTAAACTGGTCAAACAAACCGAGGGACCCAAAAAGGCCAAAGCCACCTCCACCGAGGCACCTAGGCCAGCCCCAGAAGTGGCGAAGCAGGCGGCCACCGAGACATCCAAACAGGCTAAGCAGGCAGCCCCCGAGGCACTCAAGCAAGCGGCTGCCGAGGCACCCAAACAAGCCAAGCAG GTGCCCAAACAGGCTAAGCAGGAGAGCCCTGAGGCACCCAAACAGGATAGAAAGGAGGCTCCCGAGGCACCCAAACAGGCTAAGCAGGCGGCCCCCGAGGCACCCAAACAGGCTAAACAGGCGGCCCCCGAGGCACCCAAACAGGCTAAACAGGCGGCCCCCGAGGCACCCAAACAGGCTAAGCAGGCGGCCCCAGAG GCACCCAAACAGGCTAAGCAGGCGGCCCCCGAGGCACCCAAACAGGCTAAGCAGGCGGCCCCCGAGGCACCCAAACAGGCTAAGCAGGCGGCCCCCGAGGCACCCAAACAGGCTAAGCAGGCGGCCCCCGAGGCACCCAAACAGGCTAAGCAGGCGGCCCCCGAGGCACCCAAACAGGCTAAGCAGGCGTCTCCCGAG GCACCCAAACAGGCTAAGCAGGCGTCTCCCGAGGCACCCAAACAG GCTAAGCAGGAGAGCCCTGAGGCACCCAAGCAGGATAGAAAGGAGGCTCCCGAGGCACCCAAACAGGCTAAGCAGGCGTCTCCCGAGGCACCCAAACAGGCTAAGCAGGTGGCTGCAGACGCCCCTAAAACATCTGAGGCTTCTCCATTGGCCAAAGCAACAGCCCCTGACAGTGCAGGCCAAACCAAGCAGGCCAAACCAGTCGAGGTGCCCAAACAAGCCAAACCAACTGCTGCTGAAGCACCTAAACCAGCTACTGAGAGTCCTAAACCAGCTAAACCGAAGGCTGATGAGGCACCTAAACAAGCCAAGCAAACTACTGAAGTTCCCTCAAAACCTGCTCTAGTTGAGCCTATTGTTCCGCCCCCAGCCCCACGTAAACTTACTTTTGCCGAGGCAGTTGCAAAACCTGCACCTGTCAAGCCTGACGCTGAGAAAATCAGCACTGCTCCCTCTAATCATGTCATATCATCTAAACCTGCTGAAACCCCAGCCAAGATGGAGTCTGTGATCAAGGACGACAATG GATCTGGCACAGAGTCGGACAGTGATGACTCAGTTCCTGAGCTGGAAGAACAGGACTCTGCACAGACACAGACGCAACAAGCTCAG cttgcagctgctgctgaaataGACGAAGAGCCTGTAAGCAAAGCCAAACAGAGCCGCAGTGAAAAGAAGGCACGAAAG GCCATGTCAAAGCTTGGACTCAGGCAGGTAACAGGGGTCACCAGGGTCACCATTCGCAAATCAAAGAACATCTTGTTCGTCATCACCAAACCAGACGTCTACAAGAGCCCTGCGTCAGATACATACATCGTCTTCGGTGAAGCTAAG ATTGAAGATCTTTCTCAGCAAGCCCAGctggctgcagcagaaaagTTCAAGGTACAGGGAGAAGCTACAGCAAAGATCCAGGACAACACACAGACGCCCACAGTACAGGAGGAAAGCGAAGAGGAAGAG GTTGATGAGACCGGAGTCGAGGTGAAGGACATCGAACTCGTCATGTCACAAGCCAACGTGTCGCGGGCAAAGGCTGTACGCGccctgaaaaacaacaacaacgacaTTGTCAACGCTATTATG GAGTTGACAATGTAA
- the naca gene encoding nascent polypeptide-associated complex subunit alpha isoform X31, protein MPGEATETVPVTEQEMQQPQAETAPPPAPASTQQPQVASGPAKAKGKDAKSGQGYSAPKAVPGRRKRSSMSASSSSPTSPKSTPSSTPRSPVVSPLTSPLASPLASSASSSPANRSAPKVVKAGKQGKAKKGEAFEPAPVQVDHKVPDVKERSEEPNLKKSMTTEAKAFPIETKSQPPPAFKVTPKPAVAAPISFSDAIASSPPKSGGKVASAKPVLLMVDDELPPLIPPEKLGKMQVSAPLVAKESTKPAMSPSEPSPKGAISAPPEVSKAKMGIEPKPLPVEAPKAAAPVKTVAQEVIKPSPTDSKAKSAAGKTGQDKPAAAVKPADETKLISNTGPKQVEDIKVAKPNAGVKSTPPEVTKQAPEKGAVVVNKAQSVDLKATAAEAPKQAKPIAAEAPKADSETPKLVKQTEGPKKAKATSTEAPRPAPEVAKQAATETSKQAKQAAPEALKQAAAEAPKQAKQVPKQAKQESPEAPKQDRKEAPEAPKQAKQAAPEAPKQAKQAAPEAPKQAKQAAPEAPKQAKQAAPEAPKQAKQAAPEAPKQAKQAAPEAPKQAKQAAPEAPKQAKQAAPEAPKQAKQAAPEAPKQAKQASPEAPKQAKQASPEAPKQAASEAPIQAKQASPEAPKQAKQASPEAPKQAKQVAADAPKTSEASPLAKATAPDSAGQTKQAKPVEVPKQAKPTAAEAPKPATESPKPAKPKADEAPKQAKQTTEVPSKPALVEPIVPPPAPRKLTFAEAVAKPAPVKPDAEKISTAPSNHVISSKPAETPAKMESVIKDDNGSGTESDSDDSVPELEEQDSAQTQTQQAQLAAAAEIDEEPVSKAKQSRSEKKARKAMSKLGLRQVTGVTRVTIRKSKNILFVITKPDVYKSPASDTYIVFGEAKIEDLSQQAQLAAAEKFKVQGEATAKIQDNTQTPTVQEESEEEEVDETGVEVKDIELVMSQANVSRAKAVRALKNNNNDIVNAIMELTM, encoded by the exons ATGCCTGGCGAAGCAACAGAAACGGTCCCAGTCACCGAGCAGGAGATGCAGCAGCCTCAAGCGGAGACTG CTCCGCCTCCTGCCCCAGCTTCCACCCAGCAACCTCAGGTAGCTTCTGGCCCCGCAAAGGCCAAAGGCAAAGATGCCAAGAGTGGGCAGGGTTATTCTGCCCCAAAGGCTGTACCTGGCAGAAGAAAACGTTCCTCTATGtctgcctcttcctcctcacccACTTCACCTAAATCTACTCCCTCCTCTACTCCCCGGTCACCCGTGGTGTCACCTTTGACATCACCTTTAGCATCACCTTTGGCTTCCTCGGCCAGTAGCTCCCCTGCCAATCGTTCTGCCCCGAAAGTGGTTAAGGCTGGCAAACAAGGAAAGGCTAAGAAAGGAGAGGCATTTGAGCCTGCTCCTGTCCAGGTAGATCACAAAGTCCCAGACGTAAAGGAAAGGTCAGAGGAACCTAACTTGAAGAAATCTATGACTACTGAAGCTAAAGCTTTCCCAATTGAGACAAAATCTCAGCCACCCCCTGCATTTAAAGTCACCCCAAAGCCTGCTGTTGCAGCACCAATTTCATTCTCGGATGCTATTGCTTCAAGCCCCCCAAAATCTGGTGGAAAGGTTGCTTCTGCAAAACCCGTATTGCTTATGGTCGATGATGAGCTTCCTCCACTTATCCCACCTGAGAAGCTTGGTAAAATGCAAGTCTCTGCACCTCTTGTTGCCAAAGAGAGCACAAAGCCTGCTATGTCTCCTTCTGAACCTAGTCCTAAAGGGGCTATTTCTGCTCCTCCAGAGGTCAGTAAAGCCAAGATGGGTATTGAACCCAAACCTTTGCCTGTCGAAGCTCCTAAGGCAGCAGCCCCAGTGAAAACTGTAGCtcaggaggtcattaagccttCTCCTACAGATTCCAAGGCTAAATCTGCTGCTGGCAAGACTGGCCAAGacaaacctgctgctgctgtgaagcCAGCAGATGAGACCAAATTGATCTCTAACACAGGTCCTAAACAGGTTGAGGACATTAAAGTTGCCAAGCCAAATGCTGGTGTAAAGTCAACCCCTCCTGAGGTTACCAAACAAGCACCCGAAAAGGGTGCTGTGGTAGTTAATAAGGCTCAGTCGGTTGACTTGAAGGCAACAGCTGCTGAGGCCCCCAAACAAGCCAAACCAATAGCTGCTGAGGCACCTAAAGCAGATTCTGAGACTCCTAAACTGGTCAAACAAACCGAGGGACCCAAAAAGGCCAAAGCCACCTCCACCGAGGCACCTAGGCCAGCCCCAGAAGTGGCGAAGCAGGCGGCCACCGAGACATCCAAACAGGCTAAGCAGGCAGCCCCCGAGGCACTCAAGCAAGCGGCTGCCGAGGCACCCAAACAAGCCAAGCAG GTGCCCAAACAGGCTAAGCAGGAGAGCCCTGAGGCACCCAAACAGGATAGAAAGGAGGCTCCCGAGGCACCCAAACAGGCTAAGCAGGCGGCCCCCGAGGCACCCAAACAGGCTAAACAGGCGGCCCCCGAGGCACCCAAACAGGCTAAACAGGCGGCCCCCGAGGCACCCAAACAGGCTAAGCAGGCGGCCCCAGAG GCACCCAAACAGGCTAAGCAGGCGGCCCCCGAGGCACCCAAACAGGCTAAGCAGGCGGCCCCCGAGGCACCCAAACAGGCTAAGCAGGCGGCCCCCGAGGCACCCAAACAGGCTAAGCAGGCGGCCCCCGAGGCACCCAAACAGGCTAAGCAGGCGGCCCCCGAGGCACCCAAACAGGCTAAGCAGGCGTCTCCCGAG GCACCCAAACAGGCTAAGCAGGCGTCTCCCGAGGCACCCAAACAGGCGGCCTCCGAGGCACCCATACAGGCTAAGCAGGCGTCTCCCGAG GCACCCAAACAGGCTAAGCAGGCGTCTCCCGAGGCACCCAAACAGGCTAAGCAGGTGGCTGCAGACGCCCCTAAAACATCTGAGGCTTCTCCATTGGCCAAAGCAACAGCCCCTGACAGTGCAGGCCAAACCAAGCAGGCCAAACCAGTCGAGGTGCCCAAACAAGCCAAACCAACTGCTGCTGAAGCACCTAAACCAGCTACTGAGAGTCCTAAACCAGCTAAACCGAAGGCTGATGAGGCACCTAAACAAGCCAAGCAAACTACTGAAGTTCCCTCAAAACCTGCTCTAGTTGAGCCTATTGTTCCGCCCCCAGCCCCACGTAAACTTACTTTTGCCGAGGCAGTTGCAAAACCTGCACCTGTCAAGCCTGACGCTGAGAAAATCAGCACTGCTCCCTCTAATCATGTCATATCATCTAAACCTGCTGAAACCCCAGCCAAGATGGAGTCTGTGATCAAGGACGACAATG GATCTGGCACAGAGTCGGACAGTGATGACTCAGTTCCTGAGCTGGAAGAACAGGACTCTGCACAGACACAGACGCAACAAGCTCAG cttgcagctgctgctgaaataGACGAAGAGCCTGTAAGCAAAGCCAAACAGAGCCGCAGTGAAAAGAAGGCACGAAAG GCCATGTCAAAGCTTGGACTCAGGCAGGTAACAGGGGTCACCAGGGTCACCATTCGCAAATCAAAGAACATCTTGTTCGTCATCACCAAACCAGACGTCTACAAGAGCCCTGCGTCAGATACATACATCGTCTTCGGTGAAGCTAAG ATTGAAGATCTTTCTCAGCAAGCCCAGctggctgcagcagaaaagTTCAAGGTACAGGGAGAAGCTACAGCAAAGATCCAGGACAACACACAGACGCCCACAGTACAGGAGGAAAGCGAAGAGGAAGAG GTTGATGAGACCGGAGTCGAGGTGAAGGACATCGAACTCGTCATGTCACAAGCCAACGTGTCGCGGGCAAAGGCTGTACGCGccctgaaaaacaacaacaacgacaTTGTCAACGCTATTATG GAGTTGACAATGTAA